TAAGTGTTTATTTCAGTGTTTTATCAATCTTTTTTCGACATTCACTGTCATTATCAATCACacactaatttttaattaccttTTCCACATAAAGCTTTCTTTAACTTCAATTGCATTACGGACCATGGTCATACTTATCTAATATATTGATACTAATTATCTATATTCCTTGAACTATTTGACAGTGtctgtaatattttattaggttCAGCCAGGTGCAGTTTGCACACTGGTAGGTCCTAGTTACAAGTCACTTTACTGCAAGCAACCTGAGAAGCTGGCGGCCAACTTATCAAAACTTCGTGAATTACTCAATGAACTTCCAACAGTACCAAGTTCAGGACCAAAACCAGTAGAGTCTCAGCACTCAGTGACAGAGTCTACACTAGAAACAAAATCAACAGGCTTGTGGGAATCCCTCGATAACATGATGACAGCAACTGTAACTAACGACAATGTTGCTGATGCTGATGTATCAAGTACAAGTGCGCTTGATGATGATGTGAAGACATACTTGAAAGATATGGCAATTGGGCGCTATGGTTGTCCACTGACATGGTGGAGGCAAAATAAAAGTCGATTTTCTTGACTTGTTAAGCTTGTTCAATCACTTCTGTCGATCCCAGCAACCAGCGTCAATTCAGAGTGTCTCAACATCTGGGAACGTTTCAGAGTGAACTCAACATCAGAGCATGTAGAAGAACTTACctttcttgataaaaatttgtaGACTTTTAGCATTAGGATAAGTATGGTTTTTAGATGatgacatttttaaatgaattgaaTGTACGCTTTtactagtttgttttttgtaatctcGATCGAACTCGCTCAAAGATAAAAAACCTAATCTTACACAGCTCTAATCTATATATAAATGAGGTttattacaacaacaaaaatatttttagttttttaatttttattattattattcattttcttAGTGTCAGGATTTAAGTGCGTGCCACTGCTGAGTATCAGGATTAAAGTGCGCACCACTGATGAGTGTCAGGATTAATATGCACAGAATTTATATTAGTAGAACATATATACTGTGCAGGCCCAGCTCCCTACACAGTGTAAAtgttaaacatttgttttaataatttgttaacttagtgttgttgttttttttttttttaatttacatttatatatgtgaCATAAAAATCAGTTGCTATAATGCTTTGTTTAGAGGTGTTTCCAAGTGATGATGCAGATAGCTCTCATAGTGGAAGTAAGCTGcgcaaaaaaaatacattacagtGCCACTTATGTAACAATGAATTTGAAATGGTATCAGCAATAAGGCGTCATTATGCTGAAGAGCATCCAGGTATGAAGCCATTTGCCTGTGAATCATGTGGAAAACGTTTTGATAGAAGAGAAAATTTGAATAGACACATTCGTATTCACACTGGTGATAAAAAGTATGTTTGCGAACATTGTGGGAAAGGGTACACTGATCCATCAGGATTAAAGAAACATTGTATTTCTAAACATGCATCTTACAAAAGTGAACTATgcaatattaacttatttaaaactaatgagACATTAAGCAAACACATTGAATCTCATCTTCAAAGTTCTGGCTCCTATCCAAGTCCTGATGAAGTTAGTTTATTTACAAAGTTGCATCACAAAATGGAACTTAAACCTCTTGATCCATCTAACTCGATTCAGGGAGTAACAAATGATAATCAAGATACAAAGGTTATTCAAACAATGCTCAACAATCAAAAAGATGTCCAAGTTCAACTTTTAAATGGCAGCTCACCAGTTGAAGTTATAAGAGATATTATTTCTCAACCTTTAACAATTATTCCAttggtttaattatttaatacatatgtttttaagatatataagtataaatgattttttaattgtttttagtgCCAAAtacattattgaaattttaaaacttttcatgttttcaatgttcaagtgtcttgaaatttttttttatttttaatttttttatttttgagtcttcataattataaagttttatttttgttgtgttttgAGTTTTGTTgcatttgtaattatatttgttatcacattagtaattttttaatattgtgttgattttttttaaatgttttttcaaaatttgggTTTACATTAGTTATTTTGAGGATTGTCAGTTTTTGTGATAATTGatatacagatttttttaaagtgttattgcattttgtttgtttataccATTACATGCTGATGTATACTGCTGTaataaatgttacatttttcttaccaaaatttaaaaaccagtttgcagtaaaaaaatggcatctttatttgaactttaactcaagtaaaaaatctaaaaatggatgtatgtattttttttttcttgcacaaatgtaaaaaaatgttaaatacaaatagtatgttattaaaattttattattaattaaaaatatatagttatgtataagttatttttagataaacttGTTAAGCGTCATTAAAGAAGAACTTAATTCatgtaataatattaaagaacaTGAGTTTGATTGCTCTTCTCTTGAGTTGGCAGAATCTGAGGAACAAGCaaggtttttgttttcattcttttatttgaagttttttatgcattaattgaaaatttctcctaaatcaaatttttattttttttaaaaaaaagatcattttttctttcaaatactTTTTCAGAATACATAAGGCTATGGTATTTTTTCAGAATACATAAGGCTATGGtaatttttcagaatatataaggCTATGGTATTTTTTCAGAATACATAAGGCTATGGtaatttttcagaatatataaggctgtggtatttttttaataggcaTTAACACTTAACTTTGAATTACTATGAAGTTGGCTTGAATATAAAATGTTGTAACTATATGAAAGATACaaaagtatttgtattttaacttttatacagTCTTTATCATCCATTGTCAAGGCAAAACAAAGTTGTATGACATTAGGTTTTTACATAAtccttttaaaagtattttataattataagaatcTTGAATTATAGGTCTCAACAGCTCTACGCATTGACTAATGATATTAAAGTTGCATGTGatcaatatattttactaactGAATGTAAATTTCAAACTGATCTAATTTATCGATTTGGTAAAGGTtcgaatttttatgtttaatattgttttatgtcaaaatgttgattattattttttaaatagttttacatattttaataaatagttctttaatattttaataaatcttttaattttttgctttttaataatttaaataattaataaattcaaataaaaactatagttCTTTTCgtattatttgttattgttattgtttcatattattatttctttttgtattaGATTATTTGTTAGAAACTGAAGAAAATCATTTAGAcagtttgtttgaaaaaattaatacttcTATAAATTCATCaggtaattttttgaaaagaattaaTGGCtctataaatttgctttttatgaaataacgttttatgtgttttaattttttttttaatgttttacatttatagacatttaagttttttttatgacatttatttaagtcatttaatGAAGACCctatttttgctcttttttagtTATTCTATCTTGaaattgttattaacaaaatgaaaaatactgCACAGGGTAGCCATTAGATGTTTTatgtctttatatttataatttgacaggggctattctagaaaaataatttagaaagtcaTATCACTTTTCCACACTCTGACaccttccaaaaaaaatttaaaaacagggtataggctttttttttttttttttggcaaatttttgtttattctttGACTGCATATCAATTCAGTAAAATTGCATCATAACATCATCTACACATGCATGGTTGAATAAGGTGTGAAGTTATAATCAGTAAACACAGGGCTCAAATCAATTGAAAGTttatcccttttttttttaatgcaattttataaTAGGACAGGGATGCCTACAAAATCACTTGGAACATTGATCGTCCTTTTTTCTGCTTCATTTTCCTGTCCCtctaaattcaatttatttagtttatgtaATATATTGCAACCTTGCAATATTGCTTATTGTTGCTGTTTCATAAAATAAGgcttatataaagaaatataaaatatgaaaaaataaaatgcatttaaaataaaacttattttattttcagtgtaaatgtattattattaattaataattaattttgatattatataattataaaaattatgtaattaaagtttaaaaataaaatatttcataacacTTACACACCCATTAAAATAACATGATGTCATTGCAAAAACTTTTGGATTGGCTGAAAGGtaatgagcattttttttttttaattttttgccacATCAGTTTTGAAATAAGAAGATGGGCACTGTGATGATGAATGTAAACTGCTGTGTCCCAGTCATTTTTTAAGAATTCCGCTTGATGCTTGTTGAAATTAGCACACTAGGTTTCTGCTATAATTGTAATGTTCAGTGGAAGCAATTGCAGCAGGGGATGTTGCAGCTATCCCACTAAACGAAAACGCAGCAGCTTTTTGAGGTTTTTGTTTTAGAGCCATTTTTGTGGCTCTAGCCCATGGTTGTTTAACTCAAAGTTTGCGAGCCATGAAGTGGTCCTTGATAGATGTGATACTGAAAGCTTTAACAAAAGTCCTGTTTTTAATACTTCTTGGacaactaaatattttgtacttgagcaaaataattttattatggaTCTTATTTGTCTGGAAAAAATTGCTGTGTGAAAAAAGTTACAATGTGAACAGGCACTACAAAACATGCTGCTAATTATGACAAATTTGAAGACCAATTTTGTATTGACAAGGTGGAATTGCCTAACAAAATGTCATTGGGCAACAATcagtaataaaaaagtagttCATATAGTgctacaaaaataagttttttaattgcagaaagttaaaaaaaaaaaagcaaaaagtggtaaaattttttctactggaaatttgataaaaattctgaaaaaaataacttttgttgaAGATCTTAGTCTTTCACACTAATCTATTGCTAGAAGAGTTTAAGATCTAgcaaagaatattaaattatcattaaaagaaaaattatgaagCATACAGTTAATTGCTGGATGAATCAACAGAAGTGATATTGCTCAGCTATTTTTAATAGAGATGTAACTAGTGACTTGTAACTAGTGACTTTGAAGTAATTGAAGAACTGTTAGATGTTAATCATTTGAAGAGCACAATTTAAGGAGAAGATATTCTCTCTgaagtaaaaaaacatgaaatttaaattgaaataaaactcTGTGGTGTCACTACAGATGGAGCGAGTTAGCAACTAACaggaaaaaatattggatttgtagccttaattaaaaattctttaattgtGATATtcttatgtaaatgtaaattgtGATAATCTTATGTTAattcaaaatgttattattataagaagTTGTGGTCTTAATTACAGACAGTTTAAGCAATTGCTTAAAGATTGTGGTAGTTACATTGAagatataatttatttctatcaAGTTAAGTGGCTTAGTCTTAAATCagttatatatacttaaatctCAACTTCTCAAAGTTTTCAGAACTTtgagaagtttttttataaaaatttttgagaaaaattgcTTATTACTTTTTAGCCAACCAAATTTATAGTAGCAAAAGTTTAACTGTACATAGATatgaaattgataaaatttaatgcAGTAATAAAACTAATGCAGTAGTACTTGagttgaaatgattttttttaaaatgaaatatatacattgatttgaaattaaaactgtatatatatatatatatatacatacatacatacatatatatatatatatatatatatatatatatatatatatatatatatatatatatatatatatatatatatatatatatattgttgtgtttgattatgtaataataatcaACTCTTTATCGATTTGAGAGTGATCAGTATAAAGTGgaataatcacaaaatagatcaataaataaataaataagatgaaaaaaaacaacttttttacattttatatatatatatatatatatatatatatatatatacatatatatatatacatatatatgtatatatatacatatatatatatatacatatatatatacatatatatacatatatatatatatgtatgtatatcatttattaaaaattattttttagttagtattttttttttccaatgttAATTAACCTCCCCAAGGTCATGAAGGCCACtgcagtcgaggaggctactttaattgtggttataaccctttCTCTattctataactctgaaacacgaaccctgacgaacaaggctgctgcgtggagaaacaagttgagcgcagtactaccagggacatgttGGAGATCGAACTTGTAACTTCTTGATTATGATGGAAGCGCTCTACCattacaccactaccacatattGCTAAGTTATTTAGTATTGTCAAGTTATTTAGCACTATCGCTAAGTTATTTAGCATTTATTACTCTCAATTTGTAATGACAAGTTAAGTCAAGTATTTTGAAATGATCTTTTAAAAACAGTCTTGAATGAAATTAATTGAATGTATAAGTTAAATGATGACCCCTTGCAGACcttatttacatttaatgaGATCAAAATTTGCAATTGTATcgatatgtattttttttagcttgcaATGAAGATAACGAATTCtcaatttttaacaaagaaaagttGTTTACTTGTTTGTCTTATCAGCGACTCTGTCCATTATGCTCTGGCATGATAGAGAGCTGTAATACAGGAATTCTCAAAAGGCTCGCTATATTTGAGCGAtgtaaaagtatgaaaaaatcTTGCATGTCTTTTACTACCATACGAAATCAAAAATGGATAAGAGTAACAGTTACAGGATCTTGTCCTGCATGTATTTTTAGGTGAGcaggttactttttttttcaagttttcaacATTCAAGATTACAACAGTTATGCTCACATCATttatattaattcattttttaaaaactaatttattttaatatatttatcaaaaactaataCAAATTTCTTTCTATCCTATAGactgaaaattatatatatatatatatatatatatatatatatatatatatatatatatatatatatatatatatatatatatatatatatatatatatatataatcatatattgtttttatataatgtatgtatTTACACAGACAGTTGGGTTAAGggtttttgttgaaatattttacttgcaaaaattaaatttgtatattttatgctGGCAACAAATACGCGTGttgtgaacaaaaaaaaaatattttaatggagataggaaataaaaaaatacttaacaatATTAGCCACTTTCACATCAAATTTTAGGAAAGTAATGagaatttaaaagtatttatttttaatattaaacatgATTAAGTtcattgtaaaattttgaaatttattacgaaatttttttacatttaatgaatgattatgtaaattttgttaGCCCTTcgtaataatgatttaaaatagtGGTACTATTTACACTGCTATAAAATACACACATGCTATCCTCCAAAACACAGAATTCCTAAAGAAAATGCTTTTCTAGGAAATAAAAacgtttgaaaaaattataaattgattttaactTTAGAAACTTTATTAGGTATTCTATTTGCTAATAAATGAAGGAATGCCATCCAAACTTGTTAAAGCACggttttatgtaaataaaatcaatttaatgcATCAACCTGCTCCTGAGCTAAATTCTTTAGAAAATATATGGAAACGACTTGATGAAAAAGTAAGTTTGTGATAGGTTCCTAAAAGCTGAAGAATCGTATAAGAAACTTCAAACTGTCTGCCTagcaaacattgttttagtgGATTTGCAGTGGACCTATGAAGGCATTTTTAAGTGGCTCATTAGAGTTTTTGCTATCGGTTTgttagtggaccattagtggcagccgcTATAATTAACCAGCCTATAACTTTCCCATATGTTAATAGTGGCTAGTCATCGGCTAGCCACTTTTGgcggctgccactaatggtctACTGAGTAACGGATTGGCAAAACTACAGTAGACCGCCAAAAATATAGGTCCACTGAAATTTCGCTGTAGGATTTTTGCTGGGTGGTCACAAATAAAACAAGTTCAAATTGACAATCTTATCTTTTGACTCATAGATATGCTCAAGTTAATAAGAACAATGGGTAtgctatatataattttaattaccaGTTACCCTCTTATATAAGATTGAGGCGCAAATTTTAGaggttttttgttcccaggttccagttggattttttttcaagagCATTCATGCCAGTattgatttatagatttttgagTCTGCAGCCTGCTAGAAAGTTATATCCAGCACTAAAAGGTCCCTAATACTCCCCTCTGTGCACAAAAATCCGTCTGTGTGTAACACAGACCTGAatgcttttattgttttgtttttatgttatagaTCGGATTCAAATTACAAAATTGAAATACAAACGACTCCTGagattgaaaatatttctgaacaaattgaaagtttattagaaaATCCTGTTTCTTTTGTGCGTGAATTCATATGGCGTTGGATTGATATAACAATTACGTAATGCAATTGCTTTTTGGCTCTGGCTTCGCCTGTGTAAACAACGATACAAACCTTGTAAACCCAATACGAAAGCCCCTGTATTGCTGCAATAACCTCGATAATATTTTTGCGGTATCTTATGGtacaaaaacttcatttttaaaaaaatgttttttctttttttccttatcTCTAATGGCGTCAGGGTCTTAAGAAAAATAttcgattattttaaaaaaaaatcaaaacaatacaATTTCTAAATTGTATGAACAGGACGTTCATATATATGAAAGATTTTGATACATTTTTTGTTCGAGTTTTGCGACACGATAGAAAAACACGACATATCTcacatattattttatcaaaatactttttattcttgaaaatttcaagtctaTCATTTATGCTTTATTCGAGATGAGCATTTAAAAAAcggttgaaaatttattaaaataaaagaatgggTGCTGGAAAAATTTGCAGCCATTTTAAACTCTTGACTCAAATATGTAGGGTCGTCTatataaagtttagttttagccattttgtatattttttgaagagctaaaaatttagttttaattccTTTGCTTGCTCATTGACTGTTGTATGGACTTTTAATAATGGTGTATGGACTGTTTAATAATGGTGGACTTTTAATGtgtataataatgttttaatgtgTTTAATAATGTTGTATGGACTTTTAATAATGTTGTATGGACTTTTAATAATGTTGTATGGACTTTTAATAATGTTGTATGGACTTTTAATAATGTTGTATGGACTTTTAATAATGTTGTATGGACTTTTAATAATGTTGTATGGACTTTTAATAATGTTGTATGGACTGTTTAATAATGGTGTATGGACTTTTAATAATGGTGTATAGtgataatagttaaaaaaaagagcgcgagttttttattatgaaccaaatcaaatatatttcgaAATAAGTTACAGTggtggaaaaaataataaatacactATCTAAACATTTGGGGAAATGCGTTTTATTCACAGCAATTGATGTTaactgatattaatttttatgtttttagaaactttattgttaaaagttatatttttaaaatgaagtttttttcaatttttctcatgttactaacaattttgtttaaagtagCCGGATATTTACTGGAAAAAATAAATACGGTATTgattaatctttttgttttctttaattttcaacTGTTATTACTTTTCAAATATGTGTTTGACTCCGGTTATTATTAATACCTTGTAGGAAGAGGATTTGGAGAAGGTAATAGCCTCTTCTCCCATATTCATTTAAGAGGAGGGTCACTTCTCTCGCCCTTTCCCTTCAAATCTCTAACCCTGGCTGTTTTAGTCACTCCCCCTCAAACTGATATGACCTTTCTACGCTActcaatattttactttatattttaaaatatagtatgTTCAATAAGTTTTCTATGCATGTTCAGTTAATTATTTACAGTttactaatatattataataatatcatttcagttaattaattacaattagaGTAAAAAACATTGCTGAAGTTAAGAttgctttttacttttaatctgtaagtattttgaatatttaaaaatatgatatggCGGTATTAGTATGTATATTAGTGAATTAAttcataaaacagttttaacttAGGATATTATGATTAGAAAGTCACATTTGTCATAAATATTCTGCATGGACAAATAAGAAATGGGGCACAGTTATGTGGACAGATGAATCTAAAGTTAATATCTTTGGATCAGATGGTAAGCAGCTTGTCCGCAAACCACTAAATAAAGAGTTTGACCAAcattacactaaaaaaacaacagtttaatTTGGTGGTGGAAGCATTATGGTGTGGGATGTTTCTCGTCATCTGGTATTGGTCCtatctatttaataaaagaCACTATGAAAGCTGatatttatactaatatacTTGAAGAAATAATGCTTCCTTATGCTGAGGTTAACATGCCGCTGCTCTTGATATTTCAACAAGATAACGATCCAAAACATACAGCTTCTATCACAAAGAGATGGTTCCAAAATAATGGTATGAGATAATTGGACTGGCCAGCATAATCGCCAGATTTAAGTCTAATAGACAATTTATGGAAAATTGTAAAGAATGgggtaggaaaaaaaaaacctcgGAACGAAAGGGATCTGTGGTAGGCTGTGAAAACATCATGGTACACTATTCCAATATCAACATGCCATAAATTGGTCAACAGCATGCCTAAAAGACCAatcaaagtgaaaaaaaataaaggacaTGCAACAAAATATTAGGCAATTTTGGTAAATGTTGTATGAAGTgattgataaacttttttcagaaaaaaagaaaagtttgtttttgttcttaattggttgtaattatttttgttaaatatttgttttataaacattgaattttcttagttttttcaaatatagaatcaaattaaacatttctgtatttattattttttccattaaatttcCGGCTACTTTAATCAAAATTGTTAGTAACAtgagaaaaattgaaaaaaacttcataatttttaaaataaatataatttttaacaaaaaaaatttttataaacataagaATATCAGTTAACATCATTTGCTGtgaataaaaagcatttttctaaatgttcagatagtgtatttattatttccaccactgtatatatatacatatatgtttagatagtgtgtttattattttcaccaCTGTATAacatttcaagaaaatttacaatagtactagtactaatataaag
The nucleotide sequence above comes from Hydra vulgaris chromosome 09, alternate assembly HydraT2T_AEP. Encoded proteins:
- the LOC101235119 gene encoding zinc finger protein 737 isoform X2 → MINFQSPKMNEEAYDSDVALPLQSGTKCKTMPRAILNTMEVKAIVAASFGENGKRCYKVQWKESWVYDDHLFDCDSLVRQFWSKQVNVGLKRSHNDDSKFNRNQAIAVVQSSENEITHEVKEINTYQSGNIKDANEVFPSDDADSSHSGSKLRKKNTLQCHLCNNEFEMVSAIRRHYAEEHPGMKPFACESCGKRFDRRENLNRHIRIHTGDKKYVCEHCGKGYTDPSGLKKHCISKHASYKSELCNINLFKTNETLSKHIESHLQSSGSYPSPDEVSLFTKLHHKMELKPLDPSNSIQGVTNDNQDTKVIQTMLNNQKDVQVQLLNGSSPVEVIRDIISQPLTIIPLV
- the LOC101235216 gene encoding uncharacterized protein LOC101235216 isoform X2 encodes the protein MDINLLSVIKEELNSCNNIKEHEFDCSSLELAESEEQARSQQLYALTNDIKVACDQYILLTECKFQTDLIYRFGKDYLLETEENHLDSLFEKINTSINSSACNEDNEFSIFNKEKLFTCLSYQRLCPLCSGMIESCNTGILKRLAIFERCKSMKKSCMSFTTIRNQKWIRVTVTGSCPACIFRSDSNYKIEIQTTPEIENISEQIESLLENPVSFVREFIWRWIDITIT